The uncultured Methanoregula sp. genomic sequence TTGGTCACATACACCTTAACGGTCCCGGTATCTCCGGGAAAGAACGTACCCGGGTCATAAACGACATTCGACACATAGACCTTGCTTGCGGCAACGATCGATTCCGGGGTTTCAAACGCACTTACGGGCAGTACCAAGAGGCCCAGGGCAGCTATGACAAACAGGAATATCCCGATCCGCGAGAGCGTGAAACAGGAGGAAGAATTGGTTCCCGTTCGTGACAAAGCCGATCTCTGCGTAAACGTCATATCCCGGTGCGCCGGGAATTTTCGAGAGGTTCAGTACTTCACTAATTTTTAGTTACAGCTAAAGAAGACAGTAAGATCTAAATAGACGGCGGGCGCCGAATATGGTCAATAAACGGCAAATTGCCCGCCGAATAAAGAATGAGATCCGAGCAGAAGATTGTTCCGAAATAGCAGTGAATGCAATCAACCGGCACCTAACGATTTCCATCAATGGAACGCTAAAACAAAAGACACTCATCCAGTCACTCGTCGGGATGTCAGCGACCAAACTATCAGTGCATTCCCTCAATAAAGTCGTAGAAAAAGTTCCGTGTGAAACATCGGTCAGATACCATTTGTCGAAGGTGAATTTGGATTCACTTCTGGAATTACAATCAAAGATCCTCACTTACTCAAACGGTCAGATCCTTGTTCCCGGGAAATCGTATCATTTTGCCATAGATTTCACCGACGATCCGTATTATGGTGAAATTATCGAAGCGAACAAAGATTACGTCCTCAAGAGCAAAATGAAGAAATCAACAACGACATTTTACTCGTACGTTTCGCTCTATATCACAACAAAAGGTCAACGGCAGACCTTTGCAGTTTTCCCGGTAAAAAAGGGAGTATCAAAGGTCGAGTACATTCGGAAATTCCTAGCTATAATCAATAACGCGAAAGTGACTATCACCGTTCTCTGTCTCGATCGTGGTTTCTACTCGAACGAAGTGTTTTCGTTTCTCCAGAATGAGAACATCCCGCATATCGTGCCGGTGAGAAAATACGGCCTGGAACTCAAGAAAATTCTCCGGGGGAATCATTCCCGGTATGCCCAGTACACGATGATGGGGACAGGTAAACCTCTTGATCTTACTCTCGCAATTGATGTCCAGTACCTTCAGGGAAGGAATAAAAAATTCGGGAATGTGAATCTCGGTTATGTCGTATACGGCATTGACTGGAAACCCCGAAGAGTCTACCAGGTCTACAAGAACCGGTTCGCTATCGAATCTTCATACCGTATCCGAAACATCGTGAAAGCTAAAACATCTTCCCGGAATGTTGTGCTCCGCTATCTCTTGACGATAATCTCGTTCCTCCTCAAGAATATCTGGGTAACTCTTCAATGGATGTTCTTTTCAAAGGTTCAACGTGGGCCGAGAACGATTGACGAAGATTTGTTCCGGTTTGATCTCTTCCGGCTACTTGTTTGGGAAGGACTCCGGAGAAAACTCAAATTCGTTACGGTTGTTTCTGTTCTTCGATCTCTCAGTTGATCGGAGGTTGGTAAGCGTTGATGACTATCCAAAGTTCATGGAAGAAAATTTAGAGAAGTACTGAGGTTGTTTTCGTGAACATTGATCTTTCCTCAAATAAGTAGTAAAAATATTTACTACAATTGTTAACATACGTCTCATTGCCGGGTTAAATAATTTCTCGTGCCAGTAGTAAAATTATTAACAACAAGCGAGGAACTATTATTTCAAGAAGTGAATCTGATTCATGGAGAATATCCCGGCCCATCTTGTAAAATCCCTCAACGATCTCGGGTTATCCAACAATGAGGCCCTCGTGTATGCTGCCCTGGTCCTGTATGATAATGCTGAAGCAAAGGAGATTATCGAGTTCCTCTCTATCTCAAAACCAAGCGTGTACGAGGCACTCGACCATCTTGCCGATATGGGACTTGCAGTAAAAAGAATTACAAAACCGGCACG encodes the following:
- a CDS encoding ISH3 family transposase produces the protein MVNKRQIARRIKNEIRAEDCSEIAVNAINRHLTISINGTLKQKTLIQSLVGMSATKLSVHSLNKVVEKVPCETSVRYHLSKVNLDSLLELQSKILTYSNGQILVPGKSYHFAIDFTDDPYYGEIIEANKDYVLKSKMKKSTTTFYSYVSLYITTKGQRQTFAVFPVKKGVSKVEYIRKFLAIINNAKVTITVLCLDRGFYSNEVFSFLQNENIPHIVPVRKYGLELKKILRGNHSRYAQYTMMGTGKPLDLTLAIDVQYLQGRNKKFGNVNLGYVVYGIDWKPRRVYQVYKNRFAIESSYRIRNIVKAKTSSRNVVLRYLLTIISFLLKNIWVTLQWMFFSKVQRGPRTIDEDLFRFDLFRLLVWEGLRRKLKFVTVVSVLRSLS